One stretch of Roseimicrobium sp. ORNL1 DNA includes these proteins:
- the rplE gene encoding 50S ribosomal protein L5: MQPELLTQYKEQVVDQLRKTLELENVHQVPRLEKIVLNCSVGKEPDRKQAIEDAVKEISITGQKPVITLSKKAIANFKLREGEAIGVKVTLRGRRMYDFMMRLVKTAIPRIRDFRGVTPRAFDGRGNYTLGVAEQSIFPEIELDKIKRSLGFDVTFVTSTNNDDHAREMLRALGMPFRTRTQQPKKEEAASA; this comes from the coding sequence ATGCAACCGGAACTGCTTACTCAATATAAAGAACAGGTCGTCGACCAACTGCGCAAAACACTGGAGCTTGAAAACGTTCACCAGGTGCCTCGCCTGGAAAAGATTGTGTTGAACTGCTCCGTGGGCAAGGAACCCGACCGCAAGCAGGCCATTGAAGACGCGGTGAAGGAAATCAGCATCACCGGTCAGAAGCCCGTCATTACCCTCAGCAAGAAGGCCATCGCCAACTTCAAGCTTCGTGAAGGTGAAGCCATCGGCGTGAAGGTCACCCTGCGTGGCCGCCGCATGTATGACTTCATGATGCGTCTGGTGAAGACCGCCATCCCGCGCATTCGCGACTTCCGTGGCGTCACCCCCCGTGCCTTTGACGGCCGTGGCAACTACACCCTCGGTGTGGCTGAGCAGAGCATCTTCCCCGAAATCGAGCTGGACAAGATCAAGCGCTCCCTCGGTTTCGACGTGACCTTCGTCACTTCCACGAACAACGATGACCACGCTCGCGAGATGCTTCGCGCTCTGGGCATGCCGTTCCGCACCCGCACGCAGCAGCCGAAGAAGGAAGAAGCTGCCTCCGCCTAA
- the rpsE gene encoding 30S ribosomal protein S5, whose product MLEKVVFINRCAKVVKGGRRFSFSALVVAGDQKGRVGFGFGKANEVSDAIKKASESSRKDLQTVNLLNATIPHEVTGEHGGGRVLLKPASPGTGIIAGGGVRAVCEAAGVKDVLAKSLGSSNHANVVKATLAALSALRMPDEILKMRGKKVASKQAI is encoded by the coding sequence ATGCTCGAGAAGGTCGTCTTCATCAACCGATGCGCCAAGGTCGTGAAGGGCGGTCGCCGCTTCAGCTTCAGCGCCCTCGTCGTTGCCGGTGACCAGAAGGGTCGCGTCGGCTTCGGCTTCGGCAAGGCGAACGAAGTGTCGGACGCCATCAAGAAGGCCAGCGAATCCTCCCGCAAGGATCTCCAGACCGTGAACCTCCTCAATGCCACCATCCCTCACGAGGTGACTGGTGAGCATGGTGGTGGCCGCGTGCTCCTCAAGCCTGCATCCCCTGGTACCGGCATCATCGCTGGTGGTGGTGTGCGCGCCGTGTGCGAAGCCGCCGGTGTGAAGGACGTGCTGGCCAAGTCCCTTGGTTCCAGCAACCACGCCAACGTGGTGAAGGCCACGCTGGCCGCTCTCTCCGCCCTGCGCATGCCGGACGAAATCCTCAAGATGCGCGGCAAGAAGGTCGCTTCCAAGCAGGCCATCTAA
- the rpsQ gene encoding 30S ribosomal protein S17 has protein sequence MSETQTSAATTEPRQAVKKTRVGVVVSDKMSKTIVVEVERRVPHALFKKIVRKTSKFYAHDEEAKAKIGDKVRIEETRPLSKLKRWKLVEVLAH, from the coding sequence ATGAGCGAAACGCAAACCAGTGCAGCCACCACCGAACCGCGACAGGCGGTGAAGAAGACCCGCGTGGGTGTGGTCGTGTCCGACAAGATGTCCAAGACCATCGTGGTCGAAGTGGAGCGTCGGGTGCCGCATGCCCTCTTCAAGAAGATTGTGCGCAAGACCTCCAAGTTCTATGCGCATGATGAAGAGGCCAAGGCCAAGATCGGCGACAAGGTGCGCATCGAAGAAACCCGCCCTCTGAGCAAGCTCAAGCGCTGGAAGCTCGTCGAAGTGCTCGCGCACTAA
- the rplF gene encoding 50S ribosomal protein L6, which yields MSRVGKQPIQLPDKVTVKVTDSNVHVEGPKGKLDYTLPEGVKVSQEGTNIVVKRESEDRKVRAMHGTVQRLISNMVQGVSAGFRKDLEIHGVGFRAAVKGTNLDLSLGYSHPLLHPIPKTLKVAVAENTKISVEGIDKQLVGQFAADVRNYYPPEPYKGKGVRYVGEYVRRKEGKSVK from the coding sequence ATGTCACGCGTAGGTAAACAACCCATCCAGCTCCCGGACAAGGTCACCGTGAAGGTGACGGACTCCAACGTCCATGTGGAAGGTCCCAAGGGCAAACTCGACTACACCCTTCCCGAAGGTGTGAAGGTCTCCCAAGAAGGAACGAACATCGTGGTGAAGCGCGAGAGCGAAGACCGCAAGGTCCGCGCCATGCACGGCACCGTGCAGCGCCTCATCAGCAACATGGTCCAGGGCGTGAGCGCAGGCTTCCGCAAGGATCTTGAAATCCACGGCGTGGGTTTCCGTGCTGCGGTGAAGGGCACCAACTTGGACCTCAGCCTTGGCTACTCCCATCCACTGCTTCACCCGATTCCGAAGACCCTCAAGGTCGCGGTCGCTGAGAACACAAAGATCAGCGTCGAAGGCATCGACAAGCAGCTCGTCGGTCAGTTCGCGGCAGATGTCCGCAACTACTACCCGCCGGAACCCTATAAGGGCAAGGGCGTGCGCTACGTCGGCGAATACGTCCGTCGTAAGGAAGGCAAGAGCGTGAAGTAA
- the rplV gene encoding 50S ribosomal protein L22 — protein sequence MEVKSVTKFARISDLKAREVARAVQGMPVSQALSVLNFTPKKAALLIGKTLRSAIANAENNHELDADDLYIKSATATKGPVLKRIMPRARGSAAGIKKRMSHLTIVLAQKPEEKEEAKPKRAAKTKKAAEQA from the coding sequence ATGGAAGTCAAATCCGTCACGAAATTCGCAAGAATCTCCGATCTCAAGGCCCGGGAAGTCGCCCGCGCCGTGCAGGGGATGCCCGTCTCGCAGGCCCTCAGCGTGCTCAACTTCACTCCGAAGAAGGCCGCCCTCTTGATCGGCAAGACCCTCCGCTCCGCCATCGCCAACGCGGAGAACAACCACGAGCTCGATGCGGATGATCTCTACATCAAGAGCGCCACGGCCACCAAGGGCCCGGTTCTCAAGCGCATCATGCCCCGCGCCCGTGGTTCCGCCGCCGGCATCAAGAAGCGCATGAGCCACCTCACCATCGTCCTGGCACAGAAGCCGGAAGAAAAAGAAGAAGCGAAACCCAAGCGCGCCGCCAAGACGAAGAAGGCCGCTGAGCAAGCCTAA
- the rpsH gene encoding 30S ribosomal protein S8, producing the protein MSVVTDPIADFLSRIKNASRAAKTEALAPFSRIKAEIARILQEEGYVWSYEVVTPEGGKPTIKVKLKYQGRTPAITDVKRVSKPGLRQYVGSDEVPKVLGGLGISILSTPKGVMTGAKARRAKVGGELLAQIW; encoded by the coding sequence ATGAGTGTTGTCACTGACCCAATCGCCGACTTCCTGTCGCGAATCAAGAACGCCAGCCGCGCGGCCAAGACCGAGGCATTGGCGCCTTTCTCCCGCATCAAGGCTGAGATCGCCCGTATTCTCCAGGAAGAAGGTTACGTCTGGTCCTATGAAGTCGTCACCCCGGAAGGCGGCAAGCCCACCATCAAGGTGAAGCTCAAGTATCAGGGCCGTACACCCGCTATCACGGATGTGAAGCGCGTGAGCAAGCCTGGTCTGCGTCAGTACGTTGGCTCCGATGAGGTGCCCAAGGTGCTTGGTGGACTTGGAATTTCCATTCTCTCCACGCCGAAGGGCGTGATGACCGGCGCCAAGGCGCGTCGTGCGAAAGTCGGCGGCGAACTGCTCGCTCAAATTTGGTAA
- the rpsC gene encoding 30S ribosomal protein S3 — MGQKVNPIGFRLAVNKDWRSKWYAPEKDYAEFLHADLAIRDYLKKKLSSAALAKIVIERAWNLVRVTLHTARPGLVIGRKGQEIEVMSNEISKMCGGKSVKIDILEIKQPEIDAQLVAESVATQLERRISFRRAMKRAVQTAMDMGADGIRIRCAGRLGGADIARAEQYRQGKVPLQTLRINIDYGFTEARTVYGIIGVKCWLNRKPEVEGAPAPERRQERRPRREGDRGPRGGGGGGGYRGGDRGDRGGDRGGDRQASAPAPAPAEAPAAQ, encoded by the coding sequence ATGGGCCAAAAAGTCAATCCAATCGGATTCCGTCTCGCCGTCAATAAAGACTGGCGCTCGAAGTGGTACGCCCCGGAGAAGGACTATGCGGAGTTCCTGCATGCTGACCTTGCCATTCGCGACTACCTCAAGAAGAAGCTTTCCTCGGCGGCACTCGCCAAGATCGTCATCGAGCGCGCCTGGAACCTGGTGCGCGTCACCCTGCACACCGCGCGTCCCGGTCTTGTGATCGGTCGCAAGGGCCAGGAAATCGAGGTGATGAGCAACGAGATCTCCAAGATGTGCGGCGGCAAGTCCGTGAAGATTGACATCCTTGAGATCAAGCAGCCTGAGATCGACGCCCAGCTTGTGGCTGAGAGCGTGGCGACCCAGCTTGAGCGCCGTATTTCTTTCCGTCGTGCGATGAAGCGCGCCGTGCAGACCGCGATGGACATGGGTGCCGATGGCATTCGTATCCGCTGCGCCGGTCGTCTCGGTGGTGCGGACATCGCCCGCGCCGAGCAGTATCGCCAGGGCAAGGTGCCTCTTCAGACCCTTCGTATCAACATCGACTACGGCTTCACCGAAGCCCGTACCGTGTATGGCATCATCGGCGTGAAGTGCTGGCTCAACCGCAAGCCTGAAGTCGAAGGAGCTCCCGCTCCCGAGCGCCGCCAGGAGCGTCGCCCACGTCGTGAAGGCGACCGCGGCCCGCGTGGCGGTGGTGGTGGCGGCGGATATCGCGGTGGAGACCGTGGTGACCGCGGCGGAGATCGTGGTGGTGACCGTCAGGCCTCCGCGCCTGCCCCGGCTCCCGCCGAAGCGCCCGCTGCGCAGTAA
- the rplD gene encoding 50S ribosomal protein L4: protein MSATTLTLDAAKKASINLVEDPAKGLQALHETVVAYRANRRQGTASTKTRNEVAGSGKKLWNQKGTGRARMGSVRSPIWRGGGVVWGPRPRDYSKKIPQKIKSLALRRALTSRIEDGDVLTTANFSIQDGKTKSFIKTLSGLTDAKKVLVLASAFDETTFLSGRNVANVQLLNAADVNAEHLLNFAKIVVVGDALEILAKRTA, encoded by the coding sequence ATGTCCGCAACTACTCTTACACTCGACGCCGCCAAGAAGGCCAGCATCAACCTGGTCGAGGATCCTGCCAAGGGCCTCCAGGCTCTGCACGAAACCGTCGTGGCCTATCGCGCCAACCGCCGCCAGGGCACTGCCAGCACCAAGACCCGCAATGAAGTCGCGGGCTCCGGCAAGAAGCTCTGGAATCAGAAGGGCACCGGCCGCGCTCGTATGGGCAGCGTCCGCTCTCCCATCTGGCGTGGGGGTGGTGTCGTCTGGGGCCCCCGTCCTCGCGACTATTCCAAGAAGATCCCGCAGAAGATCAAGTCGCTGGCTCTCCGCCGCGCCCTGACCTCCCGCATTGAAGACGGCGACGTCCTCACCACGGCGAACTTCTCCATCCAGGACGGCAAGACCAAGAGCTTCATCAAGACGCTCAGCGGTCTGACCGACGCCAAGAAGGTGCTCGTGCTCGCCAGCGCCTTCGATGAAACCACCTTCCTCAGCGGTCGCAATGTTGCCAACGTGCAGCTTCTGAACGCCGCCGACGTGAATGCTGAACACCTCCTCAACTTCGCGAAAATCGTCGTGGTGGGAGACGCACTTGAAATCCTTGCCAAGAGGACTGCCTAA
- the rplN gene encoding 50S ribosomal protein L14, with protein MLQMESEIAIADNTGARMAEMIGVIGRKNKRTADIGDIITAHVRVSTPTAQVKKGEVVRAVVVRTAAPIRRADGSVLRFDKNAIVIIDKDNNPRGSRIFGPVARELRDRNFMKIVSLAPEVL; from the coding sequence ATGTTGCAAATGGAGTCCGAAATCGCGATTGCCGACAATACCGGCGCTCGCATGGCTGAGATGATTGGTGTCATCGGCCGCAAGAACAAGCGTACCGCGGACATTGGTGATATCATCACCGCGCACGTGCGTGTTTCCACCCCCACCGCCCAGGTGAAGAAGGGTGAAGTGGTCCGCGCCGTGGTGGTGCGCACCGCTGCCCCCATCCGCCGTGCTGACGGTTCCGTCCTGCGCTTCGACAAGAACGCGATTGTCATCATCGACAAGGACAACAATCCCCGCGGCAGCCGCATCTTTGGCCCTGTGGCCCGTGAGCTGCGTGACCGCAACTTCATGAAGATCGTTTCTCTCGCCCCCGAAGTGCTATGA
- the secY gene encoding preprotein translocase subunit SecY, whose translation MISAFVNIFKIPDLRQRILFTLAMIVIVRIGYAITLPGVNPHVLQAWVDLTAKEATNNPFAAAAALVNVFSGGGLQRCAIFALGIMPYISASIMMQLLTAVVPSMSKLSREDGGRQKINQWTRYATVGLCLLQGYMLAVSLKNPGQNIFLSGLDKAMQAVGSPLVPDHNWMFVVTAVLTMTAGSMFIMWMGEQITERGIGNGVSLLICINIVSDLPGALVRVWKTFIANEQATTMDAMKLLAMLVLLVAVIAGIIALTQAQRRIAIQYAKRVVGRKVYGGQTQYMPLKVNYAGVMPIIFAQAILLFPAQIIGFMFPHQAAVQQWAEWLAYGWPNLIISTTLIFFFSYFWVATMFQPNQIAEDLKKSGGYIPGQRPGKPTADFLDFTMSRLTFAGALFLTLIYLLPLLVQRGMKIDQTVAQFFGGTSILILVGVVLDVMRQVETHLLQRHYDGFLRKGKIRGRFERQTGGGIAANPKLVVMLWTVIAIIALVGVSFAVFHGK comes from the coding sequence ATGATTTCCGCCTTTGTAAACATCTTCAAGATACCGGATCTGCGCCAGAGGATCCTGTTCACCCTGGCCATGATTGTCATCGTGCGCATCGGGTACGCCATCACTCTTCCCGGCGTGAACCCGCATGTGCTCCAGGCGTGGGTGGATCTTACGGCCAAGGAAGCTACCAACAACCCCTTCGCCGCGGCAGCAGCCCTGGTGAACGTGTTCAGCGGTGGTGGTCTGCAGCGTTGCGCGATTTTCGCCCTGGGGATCATGCCCTACATCAGCGCGAGCATCATGATGCAGCTTCTCACGGCCGTGGTGCCGAGCATGAGCAAGCTGTCCCGTGAAGACGGCGGACGGCAGAAAATCAATCAGTGGACGCGCTATGCGACCGTGGGCCTCTGCCTTCTGCAGGGCTACATGCTGGCGGTGTCCTTGAAGAATCCGGGCCAGAACATCTTCCTCAGCGGCCTGGACAAGGCCATGCAGGCGGTTGGCAGCCCGCTGGTGCCTGATCACAACTGGATGTTTGTGGTCACCGCGGTGCTCACCATGACGGCGGGCAGCATGTTCATCATGTGGATGGGTGAGCAGATCACCGAGCGCGGCATCGGCAACGGTGTCTCCCTCCTTATTTGTATCAACATCGTGTCCGACCTTCCCGGCGCCCTCGTGCGTGTGTGGAAGACTTTCATCGCGAATGAGCAGGCGACCACCATGGACGCCATGAAGCTCCTGGCCATGCTCGTGCTGCTGGTGGCGGTCATCGCCGGCATCATCGCCCTGACTCAGGCACAGCGCCGCATTGCCATTCAGTACGCCAAGCGCGTGGTGGGCCGCAAGGTCTACGGCGGGCAGACGCAGTACATGCCGCTGAAGGTGAACTACGCGGGCGTCATGCCCATCATCTTCGCCCAGGCCATCCTTCTCTTCCCGGCTCAGATCATCGGCTTCATGTTCCCCCACCAGGCGGCCGTGCAGCAGTGGGCCGAGTGGCTCGCCTACGGCTGGCCGAACCTCATCATCTCCACCACGCTGATCTTCTTCTTCAGCTACTTCTGGGTGGCGACGATGTTCCAGCCGAACCAGATCGCGGAAGACCTTAAGAAGAGCGGTGGTTACATCCCCGGACAGCGCCCTGGCAAGCCCACGGCAGACTTCCTGGACTTCACCATGAGCCGCCTGACCTTCGCGGGTGCCCTCTTCCTGACCCTCATCTACCTGCTTCCGCTCCTCGTGCAGCGCGGCATGAAGATTGACCAGACCGTGGCCCAGTTCTTCGGTGGTACCAGCATCCTGATTCTCGTGGGTGTGGTGCTCGACGTGATGCGCCAGGTGGAAACTCATCTTCTGCAGCGCCACTACGACGGCTTCCTGCGCAAGGGCAAGATTCGCGGTCGCTTCGAGCGTCAGACGGGTGGTGGCATTGCTGCCAATCCCAAGCTGGTGGTCATGCTCTGGACCGTTATTGCCATCATCGCGCTGGTCGGCGTGTCGTTTGCGGTGTTCCACGGCAAGTAA
- the rplO gene encoding 50S ribosomal protein L15 — translation MRLHDLKPTQGARHRRKRVGCGESSGHGKTSGRGNKGQKARSGGAIRPGFEGGQMPLYRRLPKKGFSNAMFRNVTAVVNIADLNERFEDGAVVNEASLRQAGLVKGSYDVVKVLGAGELTRKLTVEVASVSASAKEKIEKAGGSVTLKA, via the coding sequence ATGAGACTTCACGACCTTAAACCCACCCAGGGCGCCCGCCATCGTCGCAAGCGCGTTGGCTGCGGTGAAAGCTCCGGCCACGGCAAGACCTCCGGCCGTGGCAACAAGGGCCAGAAGGCACGCTCCGGCGGCGCCATTCGCCCAGGCTTCGAAGGTGGCCAGATGCCCCTTTATCGTCGCCTTCCCAAGAAGGGCTTCAGCAACGCCATGTTCCGCAACGTGACCGCGGTGGTGAACATCGCTGACCTCAACGAGCGCTTCGAAGATGGCGCCGTGGTCAACGAAGCGAGCCTGCGTCAGGCTGGCCTGGTGAAGGGCAGCTACGACGTGGTGAAGGTGCTCGGTGCCGGCGAGCTCACACGCAAGCTCACGGTGGAGGTGGCCAGCGTCAGCGCCTCAGCAAAGGAAAAGATCGAAAAGGCAGGCGGCTCAGTCACGCTGAAGGCATGA
- the map gene encoding type I methionyl aminopeptidase, giving the protein MAFGFDRIPIRSGKALDGMRRACGLARDVLLKAASIVQPGVTTAEIDRLVAAEIKAAGAVSAFLNYQVGNKRFPGYACIGVNEVVVHGIGNDRPIQPGDIVKIDVGLHKDGWVGDNALTVPVHPIAPDVQKLLSATEDSLQVALDWARDGMMLGDLCNSVEAYVRRFGFTVVRDYVGHGVGRKLHEEPQVPNYGVKGAKPRLRAGMTLAVEPMINLGTEETVTLDDEWTVVTADRKASAHYEHVVLVTTGEPEVLTWRERINPPLTQPLNHTVA; this is encoded by the coding sequence ATGGCATTTGGTTTTGACAGGATTCCCATCCGGAGTGGTAAAGCGCTCGACGGGATGCGGCGCGCATGCGGACTGGCCCGCGATGTTTTGCTGAAGGCAGCATCCATCGTGCAGCCTGGAGTGACCACGGCGGAGATTGATCGTCTGGTCGCTGCTGAAATCAAAGCGGCCGGAGCAGTCAGTGCCTTCCTGAACTATCAGGTCGGCAACAAGCGTTTCCCCGGCTACGCCTGCATCGGCGTGAATGAAGTCGTGGTGCATGGCATCGGCAATGACCGTCCGATTCAGCCGGGTGATATCGTGAAAATCGACGTGGGTCTGCACAAGGATGGCTGGGTGGGAGACAACGCCCTGACCGTGCCGGTGCACCCCATTGCCCCTGATGTGCAGAAGCTGCTCTCCGCCACGGAGGATTCGCTGCAGGTGGCCCTCGACTGGGCGCGTGATGGCATGATGCTGGGCGACCTCTGCAATTCTGTGGAAGCTTACGTGCGACGCTTCGGATTCACTGTGGTGCGCGACTACGTGGGCCATGGCGTGGGCCGCAAGCTTCACGAAGAGCCCCAGGTACCCAACTACGGTGTGAAGGGCGCCAAGCCCCGCTTGCGTGCCGGCATGACGCTGGCCGTGGAGCCAATGATCAATCTTGGCACGGAAGAGACCGTGACGCTCGACGACGAGTGGACCGTGGTGACCGCCGACCGCAAGGCCAGCGCCCACTATGAGCACGTGGTCCTCGTGACCACCGGTGAGCCTGAAGTGCTGACCTGGCGCGAGCGCATCAATCCGCCGCTCACGCAGCCGCTGAACCACACAGTCGCCTGA
- the rplP gene encoding 50S ribosomal protein L16 — MAMLPSRVKYRKTQRGSRAGNATTCNKISFGEFGLQALDRHWIKSNQIEACRVAITRHLKRKGSVFIRIFPHKPVTARPPETRMGKGKGAPEFWVAVVYPGTMLFEISGVSENLARDACRLAANKLGIRTRFVTRQSMMH, encoded by the coding sequence ATGGCAATGCTGCCCAGCAGAGTTAAGTATCGCAAGACCCAGCGCGGAAGCCGCGCGGGCAATGCCACCACGTGCAACAAGATCAGCTTCGGCGAGTTCGGCCTTCAGGCCCTGGACCGCCACTGGATCAAGAGCAATCAGATCGAAGCCTGCCGTGTGGCCATCACCCGCCACCTCAAGCGTAAAGGCAGCGTCTTCATCCGCATCTTCCCACACAAGCCCGTGACGGCCCGTCCCCCGGAAACCCGAATGGGTAAAGGTAAGGGCGCTCCCGAATTCTGGGTGGCGGTGGTGTACCCCGGCACGATGCTTTTCGAAATCTCCGGTGTGAGCGAAAACCTTGCACGCGACGCCTGCCGTCTGGCCGCCAACAAGCTGGGTATCCGTACCCGCTTCGTGACCCGCCAGTCGATGATGCACTAG
- the rpsS gene encoding 30S ribosomal protein S19 gives MGRSLKKGPFINQKLLWKIDTQNEAGTKRPIKTWARASIIPPDFVGHTFLVHNGKDFISVYVTENMVGHRLGEFSPTRTFKGHGAHTAKVTK, from the coding sequence ATGGGACGCTCACTTAAAAAAGGACCTTTCATCAACCAGAAGCTGCTCTGGAAGATTGACACTCAGAATGAAGCCGGCACCAAGCGGCCCATCAAGACCTGGGCTCGTGCTTCGATCATCCCGCCCGACTTCGTTGGCCACACCTTCCTGGTGCACAACGGCAAGGACTTCATCAGCGTGTATGTGACCGAAAACATGGTCGGACATCGCCTCGGTGAATTCTCCCCGACCCGCACCTTCAAGGGCCACGGCGCTCACACCGCCAAGGTCACCAAGTAA
- the rplR gene encoding 50S ribosomal protein L18, translating into MMATINRKANRRRIHARIRKNLNGTAERPRLAVHFSNKRVYAQIINDEEGKTLVSACTTEKALAASLANIANATKVGEAIAERALQANINQVVFDRGGHVFHGKVKALADAARAKGLQF; encoded by the coding sequence ATCATGGCTACGATCAATCGCAAAGCTAACCGGCGCCGCATTCATGCGCGTATCCGGAAGAACCTCAACGGTACGGCGGAACGTCCCCGTCTGGCGGTTCATTTCTCCAACAAGCGCGTATACGCCCAAATCATCAATGATGAAGAAGGCAAGACGCTTGTGTCTGCCTGCACGACCGAGAAGGCCCTCGCTGCATCGCTGGCGAACATCGCCAACGCCACCAAGGTGGGTGAGGCGATCGCCGAGCGCGCTCTCCAGGCCAACATCAACCAGGTCGTCTTTGACCGTGGTGGTCATGTCTTCCATGGCAAGGTGAAAGCCCTCGCCGATGCCGCCCGCGCCAAGGGTCTCCAGTTCTAA
- the rplB gene encoding 50S ribosomal protein L2, translated as MALKTFKPNTPSNRFKQLPAFEEITKHTPERSLTEALRKSGGRNNTGRITCRHIGGGHKRRYRLIDFKRSRRDEAANVVGIEYDPNRSARIALIQFPDGQKSYILAPANLEVGAKVTAGEKAQPELGNALPLRNIPLGTQIHNIEINPAQGGKLVRAAGQAAILSNREGRYALIRLPSGEIRKILAECYATIGQVGNTDHMNVISGKAGRTRWLGVRPTVRGMCMNPIDHPNGGGEGRSKSGGGRQHLLSPWGHAKGQKTRSKKKHSNRLIVQRRNAK; from the coding sequence ATGGCTCTTAAGACATTCAAGCCCAACACGCCCTCGAACCGGTTCAAGCAGCTCCCTGCCTTCGAAGAAATTACGAAGCACACACCGGAGCGCAGCCTGACTGAGGCCCTGCGCAAGTCGGGTGGCCGCAACAACACGGGTCGCATCACCTGCCGTCACATCGGCGGTGGTCACAAGCGCCGCTATCGTCTCATCGACTTCAAGCGCTCCCGCCGTGATGAAGCTGCCAACGTGGTCGGCATCGAGTACGATCCGAACCGCTCCGCCCGTATCGCGCTCATCCAGTTCCCGGATGGCCAGAAGAGCTACATCCTTGCTCCCGCCAATCTTGAAGTGGGTGCCAAGGTGACCGCCGGAGAGAAGGCCCAGCCTGAACTCGGCAACGCTCTGCCCCTGCGCAACATCCCGCTCGGTACGCAGATCCACAACATCGAGATCAACCCTGCCCAGGGTGGCAAGCTCGTCCGCGCCGCCGGCCAGGCCGCCATTCTCTCCAACCGCGAAGGTCGCTACGCGCTCATCCGCCTGCCCTCCGGTGAAATCCGCAAGATTCTCGCCGAGTGCTACGCCACGATTGGCCAGGTCGGCAACACCGACCACATGAACGTCATCAGCGGCAAGGCTGGACGTACCCGCTGGCTGGGCGTTCGCCCGACCGTGCGCGGCATGTGCATGAACCCCATCGACCACCCGAACGGTGGTGGTGAAGGCCGCTCCAAGTCCGGTGGTGGTCGCCAGCACCTCCTCAGCCCCTGGGGCCACGCCAAGGGCCAGAAGACCCGCAGCAAGAAGAAGCACTCGAACCGCCTCATCGTGCAGCGTCGCAACGCCAAGTAA
- the rplX gene encoding 50S ribosomal protein L24 encodes MSRTKNHVKKGDLVEVTSGEHQGKQGHVLQVLPQKGYVLVEGVRMIKKSVRPSQDKPQGGFAEREGTIHISNVKLVESKK; translated from the coding sequence ATGAGCCGTACCAAGAACCACGTAAAGAAGGGTGACCTCGTCGAGGTGACCTCCGGAGAACACCAGGGCAAGCAGGGCCACGTCCTGCAGGTCCTCCCGCAGAAGGGCTACGTGCTCGTGGAAGGCGTGCGCATGATCAAGAAGTCTGTGCGCCCCTCTCAAGACAAGCCCCAGGGCGGCTTCGCCGAGCGCGAAGGCACCATTCACATTTCTAATGTGAAACTTGTTGAATCCAAGAAATAA
- the rplW gene encoding 50S ribosomal protein L23: MKDLSYAIKTIRLSEKATLLGEKLNEYVFKVDPRANKIEIKQAVEKLFGKKVVDVRTMNYSGKERRRGARAGQTSDWKKAVVRLKEGETIELA; this comes from the coding sequence ATGAAAGACCTTTCCTACGCCATCAAAACGATCCGCCTCAGTGAGAAGGCCACCCTTCTTGGTGAGAAGCTGAACGAGTACGTCTTCAAGGTCGATCCGCGCGCCAACAAGATCGAGATCAAGCAGGCCGTGGAGAAGCTCTTTGGCAAGAAGGTCGTCGACGTTCGCACCATGAACTACTCCGGTAAGGAACGCCGTCGCGGCGCCCGTGCCGGTCAGACCTCCGACTGGAAGAAAGCTGTTGTCCGCCTCAAAGAAGGCGAAACCATCGAGCTCGCCTAG
- the rpmC gene encoding 50S ribosomal protein L29, with protein sequence MKVQELRELTNEEIAVRRREARQELLHLSVQQASGQVENTGRFRQIKRGIAQMETILSERRLNIVVTSGPKKEKKAKVEAPAADKPAAKKAAKKAAKKAAKKAE encoded by the coding sequence ATGAAAGTCCAGGAACTCAGGGAACTGACCAACGAAGAAATCGCCGTCCGCCGCCGCGAGGCCAGGCAGGAACTGCTGCACCTCAGCGTACAGCAGGCCAGCGGACAGGTGGAAAACACCGGACGCTTCCGTCAGATCAAGCGCGGTATCGCGCAGATGGAGACCATCCTTTCCGAGCGTCGCCTCAACATTGTGGTGACCAGCGGACCGAAGAAGGAGAAGAAGGCCAAGGTCGAAGCTCCCGCGGCTGACAAGCCCGCCGCAAAGAAGGCAGCCAAGAAGGCCGCGAAGAAAGCCGCCAAGAAGGCTGAATAA